In Populus nigra chromosome 10, ddPopNigr1.1, whole genome shotgun sequence, the following proteins share a genomic window:
- the LOC133704871 gene encoding type I inositol polyphosphate 5-phosphatase 10-like isoform X2 gives MSSSQVQSFSVFVATWNVGGKSPHSGLNLDDFLQVRDESDIYVLGFQEIVPLNAGNVLVAEDSEPAAKWLALINQSLNRSYSVASRRSKSPLCSSLLFQKPSLKKVCKSFRTESRRRLKTCNCSPILERKYSRDCCVWPPSTNMTEDYCSSEEDEDGLSNHVSSEISTPASANQMKYSLITGKQMVGIFVTVWVRKELVQHVSHLRISNVGRGILGCLGNKGCISVSMSFHQTSFCFVCCHLASGEKEGDERRRNLDVIEIIKNTQFSRICKSPCSWMPEKIMEHDRVIWLGDLNYRIALSYSETRRLLEQYNLDTLLDKDQLKIQREAGRVFRGWKEGEISFAPTYKYSYNSDIYAGETIETQKKRRTPAWCDRILWYGDGIRQLSYVRGESRFSDHRPVCAKFMVGVQVTNNDGLRKALSGFKMRVASEEYMPLTRR, from the exons ATGTCAAGCAGTCAAGTCCAGTCATTTAG TGTTTTCGTGGCAACATGGAACGTCGGAGGGAAATCTCCTCACAGTGGCCTCAACCTCGATGATTTTCTTCAGGTTCGTGATGAATCAGATATATATGTCTTAGG TTTTCAGGAAATTGTTCCACTGAACGCTGGAAATGTGCTTGTGGCAGAAGACAGCGAGCCTGCCGCAAAATGGCTGGCTTTAATTAATCAATCACTGAATAGATCATATAGTGTGGCTTCAAGAAGATCAAAATCACCCCTTTGCAGCTCACTTCTCTTCCAAAAGCCTTCTCTTAAAAAGGTCTGCAAGTCTTTCAGGACTGAGAGTCGACGGAGGCTGAAGACTTGCAACTGCTCTCCCATATTGGAAAGGAAGTATAGCAGGGATTGCTGTGTTTGGCCCCCATCAACAAATATGACCGAGGATTACTGTTCCTCGGAAGAGGATGAAGATGGACTTAGCAATCATGTATCTTCAGAAATTTCCACTCCAGCTAGTGCCAACCAGATGAAGTACAGCCTTATAACAGGGAAACAAATGGTCGGAATATTTGTTACTGTTTGGGTCAGGAAGGAGCTTGTGCAACATGTAAGCCATTTGAGAATCTCTAACGTTGGCCGTGGGATCTTAGGCTGTCTTGGGAACAAG GGGTGTATATCTGTTAGCATGTCTTTCCATCAGACTAGCTTCTGCTTTGTTTGTTGTCACTTGGCGTCGGGAGAGAAAGAAGGAGATGAACGTAGGAGAAATTTGGATGTCATAGAGATAATTAAGAACACACAATTTTCAAGGATATGCAAATCTCCATGTAGTTGGATGCCTGAGAAAATCATGGAACATGA TCGGGTCATATGGTTAGGGGACTTGAATTACAGGATAGCTTTGAGCTACTCCGAGACTCGAAGGCTTCTGGAGCAGTATAACTTGGACACACTTCTTGACAAAGATCAG CTGAAAATTCAGAGGGAAGCAGGGCGAGTGTTCAGAGGATGGAAAGAGGGAGAGATCTCCTTCGCGCCAACGTACAAATACTCCTATAACTCAGACATTTACGCTGGAGAGACCATcgaaacacaaaagaaaagaagaactcCAGCATG GTGTGATAGAATACTTTGGTATGGAGATGGGATTCGTCAACTATCTTACGTACGTGGAGAGTCCAGGTTTTCCGACCACCGGCCGGTATGCGCAAAATTCATGGTAGGCGTACAAGTTACTAATAATGATGGATTAAGAAAGGCATTATCGGGCTTTAAAATGAGAGTTGCAAGTGAAGAGTACATGCCTCTAACAAGAAGATAA
- the LOC133704871 gene encoding type I inositol polyphosphate 5-phosphatase 10-like isoform X3, producing MIFFSFQEIVPLNAGNVLVAEDSEPAAKWLALINQSLNRSYSVASRRSKSPLCSSLLFQKPSLKKVCKSFRTESRRRLKTCNCSPILERKYSRDCCVWPPSTNMTEDYCSSEEDEDGLSNHVSSEISTPASANQMKYSLITGKQMVGIFVTVWVRKELVQHVSHLRISNVGRGILGCLGNKGCISVSMSFHQTSFCFVCCHLASGEKEGDERRRNLDVIEIIKNTQFSRICKSPCSWMPEKIMEHDRVIWLGDLNYRIALSYSETRRLLEQYNLDTLLDKDQLKIQREAGRVFRGWKEGEISFAPTYKYSYNSDIYAGETIETQKKRRTPAWCDRILWYGDGIRQLSYVRGESRFSDHRPVCAKFMVGVQVTNNDGLRKALSGFKMRVASEEYMPLTRR from the exons ATGATTTTCTTCAG TTTTCAGGAAATTGTTCCACTGAACGCTGGAAATGTGCTTGTGGCAGAAGACAGCGAGCCTGCCGCAAAATGGCTGGCTTTAATTAATCAATCACTGAATAGATCATATAGTGTGGCTTCAAGAAGATCAAAATCACCCCTTTGCAGCTCACTTCTCTTCCAAAAGCCTTCTCTTAAAAAGGTCTGCAAGTCTTTCAGGACTGAGAGTCGACGGAGGCTGAAGACTTGCAACTGCTCTCCCATATTGGAAAGGAAGTATAGCAGGGATTGCTGTGTTTGGCCCCCATCAACAAATATGACCGAGGATTACTGTTCCTCGGAAGAGGATGAAGATGGACTTAGCAATCATGTATCTTCAGAAATTTCCACTCCAGCTAGTGCCAACCAGATGAAGTACAGCCTTATAACAGGGAAACAAATGGTCGGAATATTTGTTACTGTTTGGGTCAGGAAGGAGCTTGTGCAACATGTAAGCCATTTGAGAATCTCTAACGTTGGCCGTGGGATCTTAGGCTGTCTTGGGAACAAG GGGTGTATATCTGTTAGCATGTCTTTCCATCAGACTAGCTTCTGCTTTGTTTGTTGTCACTTGGCGTCGGGAGAGAAAGAAGGAGATGAACGTAGGAGAAATTTGGATGTCATAGAGATAATTAAGAACACACAATTTTCAAGGATATGCAAATCTCCATGTAGTTGGATGCCTGAGAAAATCATGGAACATGA TCGGGTCATATGGTTAGGGGACTTGAATTACAGGATAGCTTTGAGCTACTCCGAGACTCGAAGGCTTCTGGAGCAGTATAACTTGGACACACTTCTTGACAAAGATCAG CTGAAAATTCAGAGGGAAGCAGGGCGAGTGTTCAGAGGATGGAAAGAGGGAGAGATCTCCTTCGCGCCAACGTACAAATACTCCTATAACTCAGACATTTACGCTGGAGAGACCATcgaaacacaaaagaaaagaagaactcCAGCATG GTGTGATAGAATACTTTGGTATGGAGATGGGATTCGTCAACTATCTTACGTACGTGGAGAGTCCAGGTTTTCCGACCACCGGCCGGTATGCGCAAAATTCATGGTAGGCGTACAAGTTACTAATAATGATGGATTAAGAAAGGCATTATCGGGCTTTAAAATGAGAGTTGCAAGTGAAGAGTACATGCCTCTAACAAGAAGATAA
- the LOC133704871 gene encoding type I inositol polyphosphate 5-phosphatase 10-like isoform X1, protein MVSPILPYLSFQVLVNYEMSGYTLRNAWISLQPQMYTFQKALSDPSLKSLFSHQLSSPMSSSQVQSFSVFVATWNVGGKSPHSGLNLDDFLQVRDESDIYVLGFQEIVPLNAGNVLVAEDSEPAAKWLALINQSLNRSYSVASRRSKSPLCSSLLFQKPSLKKVCKSFRTESRRRLKTCNCSPILERKYSRDCCVWPPSTNMTEDYCSSEEDEDGLSNHVSSEISTPASANQMKYSLITGKQMVGIFVTVWVRKELVQHVSHLRISNVGRGILGCLGNKGCISVSMSFHQTSFCFVCCHLASGEKEGDERRRNLDVIEIIKNTQFSRICKSPCSWMPEKIMEHDRVIWLGDLNYRIALSYSETRRLLEQYNLDTLLDKDQLKIQREAGRVFRGWKEGEISFAPTYKYSYNSDIYAGETIETQKKRRTPAWCDRILWYGDGIRQLSYVRGESRFSDHRPVCAKFMVGVQVTNNDGLRKALSGFKMRVASEEYMPLTRR, encoded by the exons ATGGTCTCTCCTATCCTTCCTTATCTTTCTTTTCAAGTACTTGTTAACTATGAGATGAGTGGGTATACTTTGAGAAATGCTTGGATTTCTCTGCAACCACAGATGTATACCTTTCAAA AAGCACTTTCTGATCCATCACTCAAGTCTCTCTTTTCTCACCAATTAAGCTCTCCAATGTCAAGCAGTCAAGTCCAGTCATTTAG TGTTTTCGTGGCAACATGGAACGTCGGAGGGAAATCTCCTCACAGTGGCCTCAACCTCGATGATTTTCTTCAGGTTCGTGATGAATCAGATATATATGTCTTAGG TTTTCAGGAAATTGTTCCACTGAACGCTGGAAATGTGCTTGTGGCAGAAGACAGCGAGCCTGCCGCAAAATGGCTGGCTTTAATTAATCAATCACTGAATAGATCATATAGTGTGGCTTCAAGAAGATCAAAATCACCCCTTTGCAGCTCACTTCTCTTCCAAAAGCCTTCTCTTAAAAAGGTCTGCAAGTCTTTCAGGACTGAGAGTCGACGGAGGCTGAAGACTTGCAACTGCTCTCCCATATTGGAAAGGAAGTATAGCAGGGATTGCTGTGTTTGGCCCCCATCAACAAATATGACCGAGGATTACTGTTCCTCGGAAGAGGATGAAGATGGACTTAGCAATCATGTATCTTCAGAAATTTCCACTCCAGCTAGTGCCAACCAGATGAAGTACAGCCTTATAACAGGGAAACAAATGGTCGGAATATTTGTTACTGTTTGGGTCAGGAAGGAGCTTGTGCAACATGTAAGCCATTTGAGAATCTCTAACGTTGGCCGTGGGATCTTAGGCTGTCTTGGGAACAAG GGGTGTATATCTGTTAGCATGTCTTTCCATCAGACTAGCTTCTGCTTTGTTTGTTGTCACTTGGCGTCGGGAGAGAAAGAAGGAGATGAACGTAGGAGAAATTTGGATGTCATAGAGATAATTAAGAACACACAATTTTCAAGGATATGCAAATCTCCATGTAGTTGGATGCCTGAGAAAATCATGGAACATGA TCGGGTCATATGGTTAGGGGACTTGAATTACAGGATAGCTTTGAGCTACTCCGAGACTCGAAGGCTTCTGGAGCAGTATAACTTGGACACACTTCTTGACAAAGATCAG CTGAAAATTCAGAGGGAAGCAGGGCGAGTGTTCAGAGGATGGAAAGAGGGAGAGATCTCCTTCGCGCCAACGTACAAATACTCCTATAACTCAGACATTTACGCTGGAGAGACCATcgaaacacaaaagaaaagaagaactcCAGCATG GTGTGATAGAATACTTTGGTATGGAGATGGGATTCGTCAACTATCTTACGTACGTGGAGAGTCCAGGTTTTCCGACCACCGGCCGGTATGCGCAAAATTCATGGTAGGCGTACAAGTTACTAATAATGATGGATTAAGAAAGGCATTATCGGGCTTTAAAATGAGAGTTGCAAGTGAAGAGTACATGCCTCTAACAAGAAGATAA